A stretch of Stenotrophomonas indicatrix DNA encodes these proteins:
- a CDS encoding metalloregulator ArsR/SmtB family transcription factor, with amino-acid sequence MDRIFEALASTARRQILAYLSAGELSAGELAERFDFSKPALSSHLRILEDAGLIEREKRGQFVYFRQVPDRLANTLFSWAAEVCPVGGPLKREARARRKTPAR; translated from the coding sequence ATGGACCGCATCTTCGAAGCCCTGGCCTCCACCGCACGCCGGCAGATCCTGGCCTACCTCAGCGCCGGCGAACTCAGCGCCGGCGAGCTGGCCGAGCGCTTCGATTTCAGCAAGCCGGCACTCTCCAGCCACCTGCGCATCCTGGAAGACGCTGGCCTGATCGAACGCGAGAAGCGCGGCCAGTTCGTGTACTTCCGGCAGGTGCCCGACCGCCTGGCCAACACGCTGTTTTCCTGGGCTGCCGAAGTCTGTCCGGTCGGCGGCCCGCTGAAGCGCGAAGCGCGCGCACGCCGCAAGACACCCGCCCGCTGA
- a CDS encoding NMCC_0638 family (lipo)protein, with amino-acid sequence MRPAPWLIAGLLLPIVVMAQPARAPKATAQDPFSELFDTACMQHIGAPARLQSLMDANGLTPLQPAEAATLLQGQPGMAWMVPLASGRYAVSWADDGTCTVYAEKADPAVVQKGFARLMQAAPKPLQIRSLPSRGPLSGDQVAIQYGWATPGESKLRVRFRLVTRQAAEAGVQAMASATPGEAMREQAAPPAPAPAR; translated from the coding sequence ATGCGCCCTGCGCCCTGGCTGATCGCTGGCCTGCTGCTGCCGATCGTGGTGATGGCCCAGCCTGCGCGTGCGCCGAAGGCAACGGCGCAGGATCCCTTCAGCGAACTCTTCGACACTGCCTGCATGCAGCACATCGGCGCGCCGGCGCGGCTGCAGTCGCTGATGGATGCCAATGGCCTGACGCCGCTGCAGCCGGCCGAGGCCGCTACGCTGCTGCAGGGCCAGCCGGGCATGGCATGGATGGTGCCGTTGGCCAGTGGCCGCTACGCGGTCAGCTGGGCCGATGATGGCACCTGCACCGTGTATGCCGAGAAGGCCGACCCGGCGGTAGTGCAGAAGGGCTTCGCGCGGCTGATGCAGGCCGCACCGAAGCCGCTGCAGATCCGCTCGCTGCCCTCGCGCGGTCCATTGTCCGGCGACCAGGTGGCGATCCAGTACGGTTGGGCAACGCCGGGCGAAAGCAAGCTGCGCGTGCGCTTCCGGCTGGTCACCCGGCAGGCCGCCGAGGCCGGGGTGCAGGCGATGGCCTCGGCCACGCCGGGCGAGGCGATGCGCGAACAGGCCGCGCCGCCTGCACCGGCACCCGCCCGGTAG
- a CDS encoding DUF2975 domain-containing protein, producing the protein MCWLGILAALLAVPLVAYDRSWLLDSVHDAQAAAMHGSHLFLHFCVGLAAIVALLVLCLVFLRHLARLLRSAANERPFTHANAVRLQRMAWLMLAMEVLSIVIGLYASWMGPDFAWMEVGGGMSITGLVAVLMLFVLARVFTVGAAMRDDLDGVI; encoded by the coding sequence ATGTGCTGGCTGGGCATCCTGGCCGCGCTGCTGGCGGTGCCGCTGGTGGCCTACGACCGCAGCTGGCTGCTGGACAGCGTGCACGACGCGCAGGCCGCGGCCATGCACGGTTCGCATCTGTTCCTGCATTTCTGCGTGGGCCTGGCCGCCATCGTCGCGCTGCTGGTGTTGTGCCTGGTGTTCCTGCGCCACCTGGCGCGGCTGCTGCGTTCTGCGGCCAACGAACGCCCCTTCACCCATGCCAATGCCGTACGCCTGCAACGCATGGCCTGGCTGATGCTGGCGATGGAGGTGCTGTCCATCGTGATCGGTCTGTATGCCAGCTGGATGGGGCCGGACTTTGCGTGGATGGAAGTTGGCGGTGGCATGTCGATCACCGGCTTGGTGGCCGTGCTGATGCTGTTCGTGCTGGCGCGGGTGTTCACCGTTGGCGCAGCGATGCGCGACGATCTGGACGGTGTGATTTGA
- a CDS encoding helix-turn-helix domain-containing protein yields MAIVITLDRMLQQRGMTLSELAGRIDITLANLSILKTGKARAIRFSTLDAICRELQCSPGDLLGHDPAQAQDAD; encoded by the coding sequence ATGGCGATCGTCATCACCCTCGACCGCATGCTGCAGCAGCGCGGCATGACCTTGTCCGAGCTGGCCGGGCGCATCGACATCACCCTGGCCAACCTGTCGATCCTGAAGACCGGCAAGGCACGCGCAATCCGCTTTTCCACCCTCGATGCGATCTGCCGCGAACTGCAATGCAGCCCTGGCGACCTGCTCGGGCATGACCCTGCGCAGGCGCAGGATGCGGATTGA
- a CDS encoding TerC family protein — MEWLADPSIWMGLATLVVLEIVLGIDNLVFIAILADKLPPHQRDRARVIGLALALLMRLVLLAALAWIMKLTEPLVTLLEHSFSGRDLILLGGGLFLLFKGTMELHERLEGREHHEDGKKVYASFAMVVAQIVVLDAVFSLDSVITAVGMVDNLGVMYAAVTIAMALMLLASKPLTRFVNKHPTVVVLCLGFLLMIGFSLVAEGLGYRIPKGYLYAAIAFSILVEAFNQWIRFNRERNEQRQPFRQRTADAVLRLLGARQANGHDEDETDERGSTEERLQPAEHEMIRSVLGLADRPVSSVMTVRADVQWIDMARGHDDVVARLVASPHTRMLVGEGDLDSLRGVVQSRDLLADLLQGKPLQLEGNLREPQYVLSSASALQALELIRQHPVPLAVAVDEYGSVEGLVTANDLLAAIAGDLADTQDERYGVVAQGEDCWDADGALTLDDLQRLAGVSLPRSADYMTISGLVLEQLGRLPDIGDTLEVAGIRITVLAMEKRRITRLRVERLPEA, encoded by the coding sequence ATGGAATGGTTGGCTGATCCCTCGATATGGATGGGCCTTGCAACCCTGGTCGTGCTGGAGATCGTTCTCGGCATCGACAACCTGGTGTTCATCGCGATCCTGGCCGACAAGCTGCCGCCGCACCAGCGCGACCGCGCGCGTGTGATCGGCCTGGCATTGGCGCTGCTGATGCGGCTGGTGCTGCTGGCTGCGTTGGCCTGGATCATGAAACTGACCGAACCACTGGTCACGCTGCTGGAGCACAGCTTCTCCGGCCGCGATCTGATCCTGCTCGGCGGCGGCCTGTTCCTGCTGTTCAAGGGCACCATGGAGCTGCACGAGCGGCTTGAAGGCCGCGAGCATCACGAGGACGGCAAGAAGGTCTATGCCAGCTTTGCGATGGTGGTGGCGCAGATCGTGGTGCTTGATGCGGTGTTCTCGCTGGATTCGGTGATCACCGCGGTCGGCATGGTCGACAACCTCGGCGTGATGTATGCGGCGGTGACCATCGCGATGGCGCTGATGCTGCTGGCCAGCAAGCCGCTGACCCGCTTCGTCAACAAGCACCCGACCGTGGTGGTGCTGTGCCTGGGCTTCCTACTGATGATCGGTTTCAGCCTGGTGGCCGAGGGCCTGGGCTACAGGATTCCGAAGGGGTACCTGTACGCGGCCATCGCGTTCTCGATTCTGGTGGAAGCGTTCAACCAGTGGATACGTTTCAACCGCGAGCGCAACGAGCAGCGCCAGCCGTTCCGCCAGCGTACTGCCGATGCCGTGCTGCGGCTGCTGGGTGCGCGCCAGGCCAATGGCCACGATGAAGATGAAACCGATGAGCGCGGCAGCACCGAAGAACGCCTGCAGCCCGCCGAGCACGAGATGATCCGCAGTGTGCTGGGCCTGGCCGACCGTCCGGTATCGAGCGTGATGACGGTGCGTGCCGACGTGCAGTGGATCGACATGGCGCGTGGTCACGACGATGTGGTCGCGCGCCTGGTGGCGTCGCCGCATACGCGGATGCTGGTGGGCGAGGGCGACCTGGACAGCCTGCGTGGCGTGGTGCAGAGCCGTGACCTGCTGGCCGACCTGCTGCAGGGCAAGCCACTGCAACTGGAAGGCAACCTGCGCGAGCCGCAGTACGTGCTGTCCAGCGCCAGTGCGTTGCAGGCCCTGGAGCTGATCCGCCAGCACCCGGTGCCGTTGGCGGTGGCGGTGGACGAGTACGGCAGCGTGGAAGGCCTGGTAACGGCCAACGACCTGCTGGCGGCGATCGCCGGTGATCTGGCCGATACCCAGGACGAGCGCTATGGCGTGGTTGCACAGGGCGAGGACTGCTGGGACGCCGACGGCGCGCTGACCCTGGACGACCTGCAGCGGCTGGCCGGCGTGTCGCTGCCGCGCAGCGCGGACTACATGACCATTTCCGGGCTGGTGCTGGAGCAACTGGGACGCCTGCCCGACATCGGCGACACGCTGGAGGTGGCCGGGATCCGCATCACCGTGCTGGCGATGGAGAAGCGGCGCATCACGCGGTTGCGGGTGGAACGCCTGCCAGAAGCGTGA
- a CDS encoding metallophosphoesterase, translating to MVVVLSTIGFLMGLYVAWRLFWPLRLPVWSKVVLSVLLVGIAVQLRIVASFWGTMASPEIPKMAIATLATGSTAVLLLALALLVLDAGLLAARLLRAPRALCVLRSKALRPTAAVLALLLSAFGVSQGMAVPKPRQIEVAISGLPQAFDGYRVLQLTDIHASRLLTGDWVRQIVAASNALQPDLVVITGDLIDGSVQARRNDYTPLADLRAPDGVIAITGNHEYYAQYSEWMQAFRALHMQVLENSHTQVRRGEAALTIAGVTDPVAARYGLPLPDLEAALAGADPSAPVILLDHRPRNAREAAARGVKLQLSGHTHGGQIIGMDQLVKRANGGFVSGRYAVDGMTLYVSNGAGLWAGFPARIGVPSEITMITLRRAP from the coding sequence ATTGTCGTAGTGCTGAGTACGATTGGTTTTCTGATGGGCCTGTATGTGGCCTGGCGCCTGTTCTGGCCGCTGCGCCTGCCTGTCTGGTCGAAGGTGGTGCTGTCGGTGCTGCTGGTGGGCATTGCCGTGCAGCTGCGCATCGTCGCCAGCTTCTGGGGCACGATGGCCTCCCCGGAAATTCCGAAGATGGCCATTGCCACGCTGGCCACCGGTTCCACCGCCGTGCTGCTCCTGGCCCTGGCGTTGCTGGTGCTGGACGCCGGCCTGTTGGCCGCGCGCCTGCTGCGCGCCCCGCGCGCCCTTTGCGTACTGCGCAGCAAGGCGCTGCGCCCGACTGCCGCGGTGCTGGCGCTGCTGCTCAGTGCCTTCGGTGTCAGCCAGGGCATGGCCGTACCCAAGCCACGGCAGATCGAGGTGGCCATCAGCGGCCTGCCGCAGGCCTTCGATGGCTACCGTGTGCTGCAGCTCACCGACATCCATGCCAGTCGCCTGCTGACCGGCGACTGGGTGCGCCAGATCGTGGCTGCAAGCAACGCACTGCAACCGGATCTGGTGGTGATCACCGGCGACCTGATCGACGGCAGCGTGCAGGCGCGCCGCAACGATTACACCCCACTGGCGGACCTGCGTGCGCCGGACGGGGTGATCGCCATTACCGGCAACCACGAGTACTACGCGCAGTACAGCGAATGGATGCAGGCGTTCCGCGCGCTGCACATGCAGGTGCTGGAAAACAGCCACACCCAGGTGCGCCGTGGTGAGGCAGCACTGACCATCGCCGGTGTCACCGACCCGGTCGCCGCACGCTATGGCCTGCCGCTGCCCGACCTGGAGGCCGCCCTGGCCGGTGCCGACCCCAGCGCACCGGTGATCCTGCTCGACCATCGGCCACGCAATGCACGCGAGGCCGCTGCACGCGGGGTGAAGCTGCAGCTGTCCGGGCACACCCATGGCGGACAGATCATCGGCATGGACCAGCTGGTGAAGCGCGCCAACGGCGGCTTCGTCTCCGGTCGCTACGCGGTGGATGGCATGACGCTGTACGTGAGCAACGGTGCCGGCCTGTGGGCCGGGTTCCCGGCCCGCATCGGCGTACCGTCGGAGATTACGATGATCACCCTGCGCCGGGCGCCGTGA
- a CDS encoding SDR family NAD(P)-dependent oxidoreductase, translating to MTVSSSRRRALVIGGSRGIGAAIAQRLAVDGHDVAITHVSRPDGAQASLDAIRAHGGRALAFQADSSDADALRQAVAAAAQAFGGLDVLVVNAGLYRHTPIGSVDLPTLDQLLAVNIRGVVLAIQAALPHLSGGGRIITIGSNTAVRSGSPGSSLYAMSKAAVAALVRELALELAPSGITINNLQPGPTATDITAGLDEKLAARVPLGRIAQPAEIASLASWVAGPEAGYMTGSSLTIDGGFIL from the coding sequence ATGACAGTCTCTTCCTCTCGCCGCCGTGCACTGGTCATCGGCGGCTCACGCGGCATCGGTGCGGCCATTGCGCAACGCTTGGCCGTTGATGGCCATGACGTCGCCATCACCCACGTCTCGCGCCCCGATGGGGCGCAGGCATCGCTTGATGCCATCCGCGCGCACGGTGGCCGCGCGCTCGCCTTCCAGGCTGACAGCAGCGATGCCGATGCGTTGCGCCAGGCCGTAGCCGCCGCTGCGCAGGCCTTCGGTGGGTTGGATGTGCTGGTGGTCAATGCCGGCCTGTACCGACACACACCGATCGGCAGCGTGGATCTGCCTACGCTGGACCAGCTGCTGGCGGTGAACATACGTGGCGTGGTGCTGGCCATCCAGGCGGCCCTGCCGCATCTGTCCGGCGGTGGCCGCATCATCACCATCGGCAGCAACACTGCCGTGCGCAGTGGTTCGCCCGGCAGCAGCCTGTATGCGATGAGCAAGGCGGCGGTGGCCGCTCTGGTGCGCGAGCTGGCGCTGGAGCTGGCCCCCAGCGGCATCACCATCAACAACCTGCAACCCGGCCCGACTGCGACCGACATCACCGCCGGGCTGGATGAAAAGCTTGCTGCGCGGGTACCCCTGGGCCGCATTGCCCAGCCTGCCGAGATCGCGTCATTGGCCAGTTGGGTAGCGGGGCCGGAAGCGGGCTACATGACAGGCAGCAGCCTGACCATCGATGGAGGCTTCATCCTCTGA
- a CDS encoding ferric reductase-like transmembrane domain-containing protein, which translates to MAVSNTSLLHGWRLFMAIAAVLIAFALAAFALQPDLAEGSRAAIRATARTSFLLFLAAFTASSFATLLPGPTTRFLMRERRIIGLSFAFSHLLHAFAITAFGILNPAFWPARSALANLPGTMGYVAILAMAITSHRSIARRMGPTAWRRLHVTGMWVIAAVFTYSYFKRVPTNFWYAVPSALLFTAFVVRWIAKRAQSLRRSAHARPSLPAA; encoded by the coding sequence ATGGCTGTTTCCAACACTTCCTTGCTGCATGGCTGGCGCCTGTTCATGGCCATCGCCGCAGTCCTGATCGCCTTTGCGCTGGCAGCCTTCGCTCTGCAACCGGATCTAGCCGAGGGCAGCCGCGCAGCGATCCGGGCCACTGCCCGCACGTCGTTCCTGCTGTTCCTGGCCGCGTTTACGGCATCGTCATTTGCCACCCTGCTGCCCGGGCCGACCACCCGCTTCCTGATGCGCGAACGCCGCATCATCGGCCTGTCGTTTGCGTTCTCGCACCTGCTGCATGCCTTCGCCATCACCGCGTTCGGCATCCTCAATCCGGCGTTCTGGCCAGCGCGCTCCGCCCTTGCCAATCTTCCCGGAACGATGGGTTACGTGGCCATCCTGGCGATGGCCATCACCTCGCACCGGAGCATCGCCCGGCGCATGGGTCCAACCGCCTGGCGGCGACTGCACGTCACCGGCATGTGGGTCATCGCGGCGGTGTTCACCTATTCGTACTTCAAACGTGTACCCACGAACTTCTGGTATGCGGTGCCTTCGGCACTGCTGTTCACCGCCTTCGTGGTCCGCTGGATCGCCAAACGTGCTCAGTCGCTGCGCCGCAGCGCCCACGCCCGTCCTTCCCTGCCAGCGGCCTGA
- a CDS encoding DNA-binding domain-containing protein produces the protein MAESLATLQRRWAGHVRDPSMPAPDGIAAWRLAIYRRLCIDSLDNLLAGSLPRLHQQLGEARWRGLVEHYYAYHDCHTPLFPQIASEFAAWLAAQDTFALPGWAAELAHYESTQQALHIEARDAGHSLHSMPAGSDVLALSPLVRVLGYQWPVHEDAGLDDAPASEPTLLLLRRLADDRLQVEELAPLAYALVSAFGNDGARVDDARQALAEAHGVVTDALRVVAAPLLGELCAAGVLVALTGF, from the coding sequence ATGGCTGAGTCCCTGGCCACGTTGCAGCGGCGCTGGGCCGGCCATGTGCGCGATCCCTCGATGCCCGCACCCGATGGCATCGCGGCATGGCGGCTGGCGATCTACCGCCGCCTGTGCATCGACAGCTTGGACAACCTGCTGGCCGGCAGCCTGCCGCGCCTGCATCAACAACTGGGCGAAGCGCGCTGGCGTGGCCTGGTCGAGCACTACTACGCGTACCACGACTGCCACACCCCGCTGTTCCCGCAGATCGCCAGCGAGTTCGCTGCCTGGCTGGCGGCGCAGGACACGTTCGCGCTGCCCGGCTGGGCAGCGGAACTGGCGCACTACGAGAGCACGCAGCAGGCACTGCACATCGAAGCGCGTGATGCCGGGCATTCGTTGCACTCCATGCCTGCGGGCAGCGACGTGCTGGCGCTGTCGCCGCTGGTGCGGGTACTGGGCTACCAGTGGCCGGTGCATGAGGACGCCGGTCTGGACGATGCGCCCGCCAGCGAGCCGACGCTTCTGCTGCTGCGTCGCCTGGCGGACGACCGCCTGCAGGTCGAGGAACTGGCACCGCTTGCATATGCGCTGGTGTCGGCATTTGGCAACGACGGTGCGCGCGTGGACGACGCCCGGCAGGCGCTGGCTGAGGCGCATGGCGTGGTCACCGATGCACTGCGCGTGGTGGCCGCGCCCTTGCTGGGCGAACTGTGCGCGGCCGGCGTGCTGGTCGCGCTGACCGGGTTCTGA
- a CDS encoding DUF692 domain-containing protein yields MSLPLLTASAGLGLRRGLIDELLAMPADAIDFLECSPDNWIGVGGAHGAALRQLSERHRLTCHGLSLSLGGPDPLDRTLLQQTRAFLDLHQVQLYSEHLSYCAAGGHLYDLLPLPFTAEAVRHVAGRIAQVQDSLGRRIAVENISYYAVPAADMSEIEFITAVLAEADCDLLLDVNNVFVNACNNGYDAFDFLRRVPAHRVASLHVAGHFDEDDGFKVDTHGAPVKGVVWALLRQAYAHVGVRPTLLERDFNFPPLAELLAEVQQIRRAQADAELPEVAHG; encoded by the coding sequence ATGTCCCTGCCTTTGCTTACCGCCAGTGCGGGCCTCGGCCTGCGCCGAGGCCTGATCGATGAACTGCTGGCGATGCCGGCCGATGCCATCGACTTCCTCGAATGCTCGCCGGACAACTGGATCGGCGTCGGCGGTGCACACGGTGCCGCGCTGCGCCAGCTGAGCGAGCGCCACCGCCTGACCTGCCACGGTCTTTCGCTGTCGCTGGGTGGCCCGGACCCACTGGACCGCACGCTGCTGCAACAGACCCGCGCTTTTCTCGACCTGCACCAGGTACAGCTGTACAGCGAACACCTGAGTTACTGCGCCGCCGGGGGCCACCTCTATGACCTGCTGCCGCTGCCGTTCACCGCCGAGGCCGTACGCCACGTTGCCGGTCGCATCGCCCAGGTGCAGGACAGCCTGGGGCGTCGTATCGCGGTGGAAAACATCTCCTACTACGCAGTGCCCGCTGCCGACATGAGCGAGATCGAGTTCATCACTGCCGTGCTTGCCGAAGCCGACTGCGACCTGCTGCTGGACGTCAACAATGTCTTCGTCAACGCTTGCAACAATGGCTACGACGCCTTCGATTTCCTGCGCCGCGTGCCGGCCCACCGCGTGGCCTCCCTGCATGTGGCTGGTCACTTCGACGAGGACGACGGCTTCAAGGTCGACACCCACGGCGCGCCGGTGAAGGGTGTGGTCTGGGCCCTGCTACGCCAGGCCTATGCGCACGTCGGCGTGCGCCCCACCCTGCTGGAGCGCGACTTCAATTTCCCGCCGCTGGCCGAACTGCTGGCTGAAGTGCAACAGATCCGCAGGGCCCAGGCCGACGCCGAGTTGCCGGAGGTGGCCCATGGCTGA
- a CDS encoding EF-hand domain-containing protein, translated as MSVSTNNTSASRLPRIGAIGIALAGSLLLAGQAAAIQPLAISAVAMSAAAEGKCGEGKCGANKATTSKPAGKAKVAEGQCGEGKCGDASFARTDRDHDGKVSRAEFNAVAAKRAAEFDRIDTDHDGYISEQEAHDYLRSVYTANGKPMPKGLFSRVAD; from the coding sequence ATGTCCGTCTCGACCAATAACACCTCTGCTTCCCGTCTGCCGCGCATCGGCGCCATCGGCATCGCCCTGGCCGGCAGCCTGCTGCTGGCCGGCCAGGCTGCCGCGATCCAGCCGCTGGCGATCAGTGCCGTGGCCATGAGCGCCGCCGCCGAAGGCAAGTGCGGTGAAGGCAAGTGCGGCGCCAACAAGGCCACCACCAGCAAGCCCGCCGGCAAGGCCAAGGTAGCCGAGGGCCAGTGCGGCGAAGGCAAGTGCGGCGACGCCTCGTTTGCCCGGACCGACCGTGACCACGACGGAAAGGTGTCGCGTGCCGAGTTCAATGCCGTGGCCGCCAAACGTGCCGCCGAATTCGACCGCATCGACACCGACCACGACGGCTACATCAGCGAGCAGGAAGCGCACGACTACCTGCGCAGCGTCTACACCGCCAATGGCAAGCCGATGCCGAAGGGCCTGTTCTCGCGCGTTGCCGACTGA
- a CDS encoding DoxX family protein, giving the protein MISTASSLYTPRLDAVGRWLSPLALRALLAWEFFESGREKLGGQNWFADLEGRFPFPFSTLPASLNWQLATWLELVGAVMLLLGLATRSVAYIFWVLTIVAIAAVHWPDQWNGLDELWRGYAITDQGYGNFKLPLLFLAMLLPLILNGAGSLSLDRLLASPQHAAADDDGLGWGSSLIALLLPVAALLPGVGFGGALLGAALLLAHVLRRRRSA; this is encoded by the coding sequence ATGATCAGCACCGCCTCCTCCCTCTACACCCCACGCCTGGATGCCGTCGGCCGCTGGCTTTCGCCGCTGGCCCTGCGCGCCCTGCTCGCCTGGGAATTCTTTGAATCCGGCCGCGAGAAGCTGGGCGGCCAGAACTGGTTCGCCGATCTGGAAGGCCGGTTCCCGTTCCCCTTCTCCACCCTGCCCGCCTCGCTCAACTGGCAGCTGGCCACCTGGCTGGAACTGGTGGGCGCGGTGATGCTGCTGCTGGGCCTGGCCACGCGCTCGGTGGCGTACATCTTCTGGGTGCTCACCATCGTGGCCATCGCCGCCGTGCACTGGCCCGACCAGTGGAACGGCCTGGATGAACTCTGGCGGGGCTATGCGATCACCGACCAGGGCTACGGCAACTTCAAGCTGCCGCTGCTGTTCCTGGCCATGCTGCTGCCGCTGATCCTCAACGGTGCTGGATCACTCAGCCTGGACCGTCTGCTTGCCAGCCCGCAACACGCCGCCGCAGACGATGACGGCCTCGGCTGGGGCAGCAGCCTGATCGCGCTGCTGCTGCCGGTCGCCGCACTACTGCCCGGCGTCGGCTTCGGCGGTGCCCTGCTCGGCGCCGCCTTGTTGCTGGCCCATGTACTGCGCCGTCGCCGCAGCGCCTGA
- a CDS encoding alpha/beta fold hydrolase, with product MIRTTLLAAALALAGAATPAFAVQADAGAPPTIILVHGAFADGSSWNKVIGTLHAWKLPAVAVQNPLTSLADDVAATRRAIAAAPGKVVLVGHSWGGTVITEAGDDPKVQALVYVAAFAPDVGQSSAQQGEGFPVGPGLTRLQEKDGYLTLPADAIAQDFAPDVMKKAAALLYSTQVPLKASALGEAVTTAAWRSKPSWYVVSRDDRMLSPQLQVATAQRIGAQLQSIGSSHVSLLSHPAQVADSILEAAGVKPAELPLAEQGG from the coding sequence ATGATCCGCACCACCCTGCTTGCCGCTGCCCTGGCCCTGGCCGGCGCCGCCACACCCGCCTTCGCCGTGCAGGCCGATGCCGGCGCGCCGCCCACCATCATCCTGGTGCATGGCGCCTTCGCCGATGGCTCCAGCTGGAACAAGGTCATCGGCACCCTGCATGCCTGGAAGCTGCCGGCGGTGGCGGTACAGAATCCGCTCACCTCGCTGGCCGACGACGTTGCCGCTACCCGTCGCGCGATCGCTGCCGCGCCCGGCAAGGTGGTGCTGGTCGGCCACAGCTGGGGCGGCACGGTCATCACCGAAGCGGGCGACGATCCCAAAGTGCAGGCGCTGGTCTACGTGGCCGCGTTCGCACCGGATGTCGGCCAGTCCTCCGCGCAGCAGGGCGAAGGCTTCCCGGTTGGCCCCGGGCTGACCCGCCTGCAGGAGAAAGACGGTTACCTGACCCTGCCGGCCGATGCCATCGCCCAGGATTTCGCACCCGACGTGATGAAGAAGGCCGCCGCCCTGCTGTACAGCACGCAGGTGCCGTTGAAGGCCAGTGCGCTGGGTGAGGCCGTGACCACGGCGGCATGGCGCAGCAAGCCGAGCTGGTACGTGGTCAGCCGCGATGACCGCATGCTCTCGCCGCAGCTGCAGGTCGCCACCGCGCAGCGCATTGGCGCGCAGCTGCAGTCGATCGGCAGCAGCCATGTCTCGCTGCTCTCGCACCCCGCGCAGGTGGCCGACAGCATCCTGGAAGCTGCCGGTGTGAAGCCGGCCGAGCTGCCGCTGGCCGAGCAGGGGGGCTGA